One segment of Anguilla anguilla isolate fAngAng1 chromosome 1, fAngAng1.pri, whole genome shotgun sequence DNA contains the following:
- the LOC118206411 gene encoding protein argonaute-3 isoform X2 — protein MEIGTTGAVGAQSLFTVPRRPGYGTMGKPIKLLANCFQVEIPKMDVYLYEVDIKPEKCPRRVNREVVDSMVQHFKVTIFGDRRPVYDGKRSLYTANPLPVAPAGVDLDVTLPGEGGKDRPFKVSIKFVSLVSWHLLHEVLTGRSMPEPLELDKPISTNPVHAVDVVLRHLPSMKYTPVGRSFFSAPEGYDHPLGGGREVWFGFHQSVRPAMWKMMLNIDVSATAFYKAQPVIQFMCEVLDIHNIDEQPRPLTDSHRVKFTKEIKGLKVEVTHCGTMRRKYRVCNVTRRPASHQTFPLQLENGQTVERTVAQYFREKYNLQLKYPHLPCLQVGQEQKHTYLPLEVCNIVAGQRCIKKLTDNQTSTMIKATARSAPDRQEEISRLVRSANYEADPFVQEFQFKVRDEMAHVTGRVLPAPMLQYGGRNRTVATPSHGVWDMRGKQFHTGVEIKMWAIACFATQRQCREEILKGFTDQLRKISKDAGMPIQGQPCFCKYAQGADSVEPMFRHLKNTYSGLQLIIVILPGKTPVYAEVKRVGDTLLGMATQCVQVKNVVKTSPQTLSNLCLKINVKLGGINNILVPHQRPSVFQQPVIFLGADVTHPPAGDGKKPSIAAVVGSMDAHPSRYCATVRVQRPRQEVIQDLASMVRELLIQFYKSTRYKPTRIIFYRDGVSEGQFRQVLYYELLAIREACISLEKEYQPGITYIVVQKRHHTRLFCADRNERVGRSGNIPAGTTVDTDITHPYEFDFYLCSHAGIQGTSRPSHYHVLWDDNCFTADEFQLLTYQLCHTYVRCTRSVSIPAPAYYAHLVAFRARYHLVDKEHDSAEGSHVSGQSNGRDPQALAKAVQIHHDTLRTMYFA, from the exons ATGGAAATCGGAACTACAG GAGCCGTTGGGGCCCAGTCCCTGTTCACCGTCCCGCGCCGCCCCGGATATGGCACCATGGGCAAGCCCATCAAGCTGCTGGCCAACTGCTTCCAGGTGGAGATCCCCAAGATGGACGTCTACCTCTATGAGGTGGACATCAAGCCTGAGAAGTGCCCGCGTCGCGTCAACAG GGAGGTGGTGGATTCCATGGTGCAGCACTTTAAGGTGACCATCTTCGGGGATCGAAGGCCAGTTTACGATGGAAAGAGGAGCCTCTACACAGCCAACCCACTACCTGTGGCCCCCGCCGGG GTGGATCTGGACGTCACGCTgcccggggaggggggcaaggACCGTCCCTTTAAGGTCAGCATAAAGTTTGTGTCGCTGGTGAGCTGGCACCTCCTCCACGAGGTCCTGACGGGCCGCAGCATGCCCGAGCCCCTGGAGCTGGACAAGCCAATCAGCACCAACCCCGTGCACGCCGTGGACGTGGTGCTGCGCCACCTGCCCTCCATGAA GTACACACCTGTGGGACGTTCATTTTTCTCTGCACCGGAGGGGTACGACCACCCCctgggcggggggcgggaggtGTGGTTTGGGTTCCACCAATCGGTGCGTCCCGCCATGTGGAAGATGATGCTAAACATCGACG TGTCTGCCACAGCCTTTTACAAAGCGCAGCCTGTCATCCAGTTCATGTGTGAAGTCCTGGACATCCACAACATCGACgagcagccccgcccactcaccgaCTCCCACCGGGTCAAGTTCACCAAAGAGATTAAAG gtcTGAAGGTGGAGGTGACGCACTGCGGAACGATGAGGAGGAAGTACCGCGTGTGCAACGTGACCCGCCGCCCCGCCAGCCACCAGAC GTTCCCCCTGCAGCTGGAGAACGGGCAGACGGTGGAGCGCACCGTGGCGCAGTACTTCAGAGAGAAGTACAACCTGCAGCTCAAGTACCCTCACCTGCCCTGCCTACAGGTGGGCCAGGAGCAGAAACACACCTACCTGCCGCTCGAG gTGTGTAACATCGTAGCGGGGCAGCGCTGTATCAAGAAACTGACCGATAATCAGACCTCCACCATGATCAAAGCCACAGCGCGCTCCGCACCCGACCGACAGGAGGAGATCAGCCGGCTG GTGCGCAGTGCCAACTACGAGGCGGACCCGTTCGTGCAGGAGTTCCAGTTTAAGGTCCGGGACGAGATGGCCCACGTGACGGGGCGCGTCTTACCTGCGCCCATGCTGCAGTACGGGGGCAGG AACCGGACGGTGGCCACGCCCAGCCACGGCGTGTGGGACATGCGCGGAAAGCAGTTCCACACGGGCGTGGAGATCAAGATGTGGGCCATCGCCTGCTTCGCCACGCAGAGGCAGTGCAGAGAGGAGATCTTAAA GGGTTTCACGGACCAGCTGCGGAAGATCTCTAAGGATGCTGGGATGCCCATCCAGGGCCAGCCGTGCTTCTGTAAATACGCGCAGGGTGCAGACAGCGTGGAGCCCATGTTCAGGCACCTGAAGAACACCTACTCTGGGCTGCAGCTCATCATCGTCATCCTGCCCGGCAAGACGCCGGTCTATG CGGAGGTGAAGCGGGTGGGGGACACTCTCCTGGGAATGGCCACTCAGTGCGTCCAGGTGAAGAACGTGGTGAAGACCTCTCCCCAGACCCTCTCCAACCTCTGCCTCAAGATCAACGTCAAGCTGGGCGGCATCAACAACATCCTGGTGCCACACCAGCG gCCTTCAGTGTTCCAGCAGCCGGTGATCTTCCTGGGGGCCGACGTGACCCACCCCCCTGCGGGAGACGGAAAGAAGCCCTCCATCGCAGCG GTGGTGGGCAGTATGGACGCTCATCCCAGTCGCTACTGTGCTACGGTGCGGGTCCAGAGGCCCAGACAGGAGGTCATTCAGGACCTGGCATCCATGGTCCGGGAGCTGCTGATCCAGTTCTACAAGTCCACCCGCTACAAGCCCACACGCATCATCTTCTACCGGGACGGGGTGTCCGAGGGCCAGTTCAGACAG GTGCTTTACTACGAGCTGCTGGCGATTCGCGAGGCCTGTATCAGTCTGGAGAAAGAGTACCAGCCGGGCATCACCTACATCGTGGTGCAGAAGCGCCACCACACCCGCCTCTTCTGCGCCGACCGCAACGAAAGG GTCGGGCGAAGTGGAAACATTCCTGCAGGCACGACTGTGGACACGGACATCACGCACCCCTACGAGTTTGACTTTTACCTCTGCAGTCACGCGGGAATTCAG GGCACCAGCCGCCCCTCCCACTACCACGTCCTGTGGGACGACAACTGCTTCACTGCGGACGAGTTCCAGCTGCTCACCTACCAGCTGTGCCACACCTACGTGCGCTGCACCCGCTCCGTCTccatccccgcccccgcctACTACGCCCACCTGGTGGCCTTCCGAGCCCGCTACCACCTGGTGGACAAAGAGCACGACAG tgcgGAGGGCAGCCACGTTTCGGGGCAGAGTAACGGGCGGGACCCCCAGGCTCTGGCTAAGGCCGTGCAGATTCACCACGACACCTTACGCACCATGTACTTCGCCTGA
- the LOC118206411 gene encoding protein argonaute-3 isoform X1: MEIGTTGAVGAQSLFTVPRRPGYGTMGKPIKLLANCFQVEIPKMDVYLYEVDIKPEKCPRRVNREVVDSMVQHFKVTIFGDRRPVYDGKRSLYTANPLPVAPAGVDLDVTLPGEGGKDRPFKVSIKFVSLVSWHLLHEVLTGRSMPEPLELDKPISTNPVHAVDVVLRHLPSMKYTPVGRSFFSAPEGYDHPLGGGREVWFGFHQSVRPAMWKMMLNIDVSATAFYKAQPVIQFMCEVLDIHNIDEQPRPLTDSHRVKFTKEIKGLKVEVTHCGTMRRKYRVCNVTRRPASHQTFPLQLENGQTVERTVAQYFREKYNLQLKYPHLPCLQVGQEQKHTYLPLEVCNIVAGQRCIKKLTDNQTSTMIKATARSAPDRQEEISRLVRSANYEADPFVQEFQFKVRDEMAHVTGRVLPAPMLQYGGRVSTEHFMNRTVATPSHGVWDMRGKQFHTGVEIKMWAIACFATQRQCREEILKGFTDQLRKISKDAGMPIQGQPCFCKYAQGADSVEPMFRHLKNTYSGLQLIIVILPGKTPVYAEVKRVGDTLLGMATQCVQVKNVVKTSPQTLSNLCLKINVKLGGINNILVPHQRPSVFQQPVIFLGADVTHPPAGDGKKPSIAAVVGSMDAHPSRYCATVRVQRPRQEVIQDLASMVRELLIQFYKSTRYKPTRIIFYRDGVSEGQFRQVLYYELLAIREACISLEKEYQPGITYIVVQKRHHTRLFCADRNERVGRSGNIPAGTTVDTDITHPYEFDFYLCSHAGIQGTSRPSHYHVLWDDNCFTADEFQLLTYQLCHTYVRCTRSVSIPAPAYYAHLVAFRARYHLVDKEHDSAEGSHVSGQSNGRDPQALAKAVQIHHDTLRTMYFA, encoded by the exons ATGGAAATCGGAACTACAG GAGCCGTTGGGGCCCAGTCCCTGTTCACCGTCCCGCGCCGCCCCGGATATGGCACCATGGGCAAGCCCATCAAGCTGCTGGCCAACTGCTTCCAGGTGGAGATCCCCAAGATGGACGTCTACCTCTATGAGGTGGACATCAAGCCTGAGAAGTGCCCGCGTCGCGTCAACAG GGAGGTGGTGGATTCCATGGTGCAGCACTTTAAGGTGACCATCTTCGGGGATCGAAGGCCAGTTTACGATGGAAAGAGGAGCCTCTACACAGCCAACCCACTACCTGTGGCCCCCGCCGGG GTGGATCTGGACGTCACGCTgcccggggaggggggcaaggACCGTCCCTTTAAGGTCAGCATAAAGTTTGTGTCGCTGGTGAGCTGGCACCTCCTCCACGAGGTCCTGACGGGCCGCAGCATGCCCGAGCCCCTGGAGCTGGACAAGCCAATCAGCACCAACCCCGTGCACGCCGTGGACGTGGTGCTGCGCCACCTGCCCTCCATGAA GTACACACCTGTGGGACGTTCATTTTTCTCTGCACCGGAGGGGTACGACCACCCCctgggcggggggcgggaggtGTGGTTTGGGTTCCACCAATCGGTGCGTCCCGCCATGTGGAAGATGATGCTAAACATCGACG TGTCTGCCACAGCCTTTTACAAAGCGCAGCCTGTCATCCAGTTCATGTGTGAAGTCCTGGACATCCACAACATCGACgagcagccccgcccactcaccgaCTCCCACCGGGTCAAGTTCACCAAAGAGATTAAAG gtcTGAAGGTGGAGGTGACGCACTGCGGAACGATGAGGAGGAAGTACCGCGTGTGCAACGTGACCCGCCGCCCCGCCAGCCACCAGAC GTTCCCCCTGCAGCTGGAGAACGGGCAGACGGTGGAGCGCACCGTGGCGCAGTACTTCAGAGAGAAGTACAACCTGCAGCTCAAGTACCCTCACCTGCCCTGCCTACAGGTGGGCCAGGAGCAGAAACACACCTACCTGCCGCTCGAG gTGTGTAACATCGTAGCGGGGCAGCGCTGTATCAAGAAACTGACCGATAATCAGACCTCCACCATGATCAAAGCCACAGCGCGCTCCGCACCCGACCGACAGGAGGAGATCAGCCGGCTG GTGCGCAGTGCCAACTACGAGGCGGACCCGTTCGTGCAGGAGTTCCAGTTTAAGGTCCGGGACGAGATGGCCCACGTGACGGGGCGCGTCTTACCTGCGCCCATGCTGCAGTACGGGGGCAGGGTGAGCACAGAACACTTTATG AACCGGACGGTGGCCACGCCCAGCCACGGCGTGTGGGACATGCGCGGAAAGCAGTTCCACACGGGCGTGGAGATCAAGATGTGGGCCATCGCCTGCTTCGCCACGCAGAGGCAGTGCAGAGAGGAGATCTTAAA GGGTTTCACGGACCAGCTGCGGAAGATCTCTAAGGATGCTGGGATGCCCATCCAGGGCCAGCCGTGCTTCTGTAAATACGCGCAGGGTGCAGACAGCGTGGAGCCCATGTTCAGGCACCTGAAGAACACCTACTCTGGGCTGCAGCTCATCATCGTCATCCTGCCCGGCAAGACGCCGGTCTATG CGGAGGTGAAGCGGGTGGGGGACACTCTCCTGGGAATGGCCACTCAGTGCGTCCAGGTGAAGAACGTGGTGAAGACCTCTCCCCAGACCCTCTCCAACCTCTGCCTCAAGATCAACGTCAAGCTGGGCGGCATCAACAACATCCTGGTGCCACACCAGCG gCCTTCAGTGTTCCAGCAGCCGGTGATCTTCCTGGGGGCCGACGTGACCCACCCCCCTGCGGGAGACGGAAAGAAGCCCTCCATCGCAGCG GTGGTGGGCAGTATGGACGCTCATCCCAGTCGCTACTGTGCTACGGTGCGGGTCCAGAGGCCCAGACAGGAGGTCATTCAGGACCTGGCATCCATGGTCCGGGAGCTGCTGATCCAGTTCTACAAGTCCACCCGCTACAAGCCCACACGCATCATCTTCTACCGGGACGGGGTGTCCGAGGGCCAGTTCAGACAG GTGCTTTACTACGAGCTGCTGGCGATTCGCGAGGCCTGTATCAGTCTGGAGAAAGAGTACCAGCCGGGCATCACCTACATCGTGGTGCAGAAGCGCCACCACACCCGCCTCTTCTGCGCCGACCGCAACGAAAGG GTCGGGCGAAGTGGAAACATTCCTGCAGGCACGACTGTGGACACGGACATCACGCACCCCTACGAGTTTGACTTTTACCTCTGCAGTCACGCGGGAATTCAG GGCACCAGCCGCCCCTCCCACTACCACGTCCTGTGGGACGACAACTGCTTCACTGCGGACGAGTTCCAGCTGCTCACCTACCAGCTGTGCCACACCTACGTGCGCTGCACCCGCTCCGTCTccatccccgcccccgcctACTACGCCCACCTGGTGGCCTTCCGAGCCCGCTACCACCTGGTGGACAAAGAGCACGACAG tgcgGAGGGCAGCCACGTTTCGGGGCAGAGTAACGGGCGGGACCCCCAGGCTCTGGCTAAGGCCGTGCAGATTCACCACGACACCTTACGCACCATGTACTTCGCCTGA